A segment of the Gemmatimonadaceae bacterium genome:
CGGAGCTGCTGCGCGTGCCGGGCATCGGCGAAGCGAAGCGACGCCAGCTTCTCGAGGCGTTCGGCAGTCTGCAAGGAGTTCGCGACGCATCCCCCGAGGCGATCGCCGCGCTTCCCGGCTTCGGCCGCAAGACGGCGGATCGCATCGTCGAGGCGTTGCAGCGCAGCTCACCGACCGCGCCGGCCGCGGCGTCGACTGCGGTAGCAGAGCAGGAAGATCACGACAATTCCGAATCTCACGCGGCGTCTCACGGCGCCGACAACTCTTCAGACAACACGTGAGCACCTGGCATCTCGAATGTTCAGCGTGCGCGACGCACGAGCAGGGCAGCGCGCGCGCCACGGTCTGTCCCAAGTGCGGGCAGCCGTTTCTCGTCATCTACGACTCCGCCATGCCGCCCAAGAGCGCGATGACCGCGCGCTGGGACATGTGGCGCTACGGCCCCGTGATGCCGCTCGGGGCGAATGAGGAGCCGGTCTCGCTCGGCGAGGGTCTCACGCCGATGCACGAGCTGCCCAAGCTCGCACGCGAGATCGGCGTCGGCCGGCTCTGGGTGAAGGACGAAGGCTTGAATCCGACGGCGTCGTTCAAGGCGCGGGGAATGAGCGCTGCCGTGACGCGCGCTCGCGGCTCGGGAGTTCCCGGGTTCGTCGTGCCGACGGCGGGCAACGCGGGCGCCGCGCTCAGCGCGTACGCCGCCGCCGCCGGACTGCCGGTGCGCGTCTACGCGCCCGATACCACTCCCAAACCAATTCTCGACACCATTCGCGCGCTGGGCGCCGATCTTCAGCTCGTGAAAGGGCACATCGGCGACGCGGGAAAGCAGGCGCGCGCGTTCGCCGCGGAGAGCGGATTCTTCGACGTCTCGACGCTGCGCGAGCCGTATCGCATCGAGGGTAAGAAGACGATGGGCATCGAGCTCGCCGAGCAGCTCGATTGGCGGCTGCCGACGCACATCGTCTATCCGACCGGAGGCGGCACTGGGTTGATCGGTATGTGGAAGGTGTTCGGCGAAATGGAGCGTGGCGGTTGGCTCGCGAAGGACATCGCGATGCCGCACATGATCGTGGCGCAGGCCGACGGCTGCGCGCCGATGGTCCGCGCCTTTTGCGCGGGCGAGGACCACGCGACGCCGTGGGAGAATCCCACGACGCACGCGAGCGGACTGCGCGTGCCCGGGCCACTCGGCGACCGTCTCATTCTGCGGGCGCTCTATGAGAGCAAAGGCGACGCGCACGCCGTGAGCGAAGACGCGATCCGCGCCGCGACGCTCGAGCTGTCTCGGGCGAGCGGCGTGGACACCGCGCCGGAAGGCGGATGCGCGCTGGCGGTCACGCGAGAGCTCGTCGCCGCGAACCGCATTCCGCGCGACGCGGAAGTGCT
Coding sequences within it:
- a CDS encoding threonine synthase → MSTWHLECSACATHEQGSARATVCPKCGQPFLVIYDSAMPPKSAMTARWDMWRYGPVMPLGANEEPVSLGEGLTPMHELPKLAREIGVGRLWVKDEGLNPTASFKARGMSAAVTRARGSGVPGFVVPTAGNAGAALSAYAAAAGLPVRVYAPDTTPKPILDTIRALGADLQLVKGHIGDAGKQARAFAAESGFFDVSTLREPYRIEGKKTMGIELAEQLDWRLPTHIVYPTGGGTGLIGMWKVFGEMERGGWLAKDIAMPHMIVAQADGCAPMVRAFCAGEDHATPWENPTTHASGLRVPGPLGDRLILRALYESKGDAHAVSEDAIRAATLELSRASGVDTAPEGGCALAVTRELVAANRIPRDAEVLVFNTGSGASYRF